A portion of the Rhodopseudomonas sp. BAL398 genome contains these proteins:
- a CDS encoding peroxidase-related enzyme (This protein belongs to a clade of uncharacterized proteins related to peroxidases such as the alkylhydroperoxidase AhpD.): MTEAAPRFPIPALADMPEDIRARIVAVQDKSGFVPNVFLALAARPDEFRAFFAYHDALMDKDGGITKAEREMIVVATSAANQCQYCVIAHGAILRIRAKNPQIADQIAVNYRKAEITPRQTAMLDFAMKVSRDAASVAEPDFAELTRHGFNNDDIWDITAIAAFFALSNRMANVTSMRPNDEFYLMGRLPK; the protein is encoded by the coding sequence ATGACCGAAGCTGCCCCACGCTTTCCGATCCCTGCCCTCGCCGACATGCCCGAGGACATCCGCGCCCGCATCGTCGCGGTGCAGGACAAATCCGGCTTCGTGCCCAACGTTTTCCTGGCGCTGGCCGCCCGCCCCGACGAATTCCGCGCCTTCTTCGCCTATCATGACGCGCTGATGGATAAGGACGGCGGCATCACCAAGGCCGAGCGCGAGATGATCGTGGTCGCCACCTCGGCCGCCAATCAGTGCCAATACTGCGTCATCGCCCACGGGGCGATCCTGCGAATTCGCGCCAAGAATCCGCAGATCGCCGATCAAATCGCGGTCAACTACCGCAAGGCCGAGATTACGCCGCGGCAGACCGCGATGCTCGACTTCGCCATGAAGGTGAGCCGCGACGCCGCATCGGTTGCCGAGCCGGATTTCGCCGAGCTGACGCGCCACGGCTTCAATAACGACGACATCTGGGACATCACCGCGATCGCCGCGTTCTTCGCGCTGTCGAACCGGATGGCCAACGTCACCAGCATGCGCCCCAACGACGAATTCTATCTGATGGGACGGTTGCCGAAATAG